A genomic stretch from Corynebacterium kutscheri includes:
- a CDS encoding class I SAM-dependent RNA methyltransferase gives MRDQLQRVGGVQQLLVPERIDLQPSQHWRTRIRLGVDEHGRAGVRKRASNEIIIGTECSQAVTGLFDAIKDVRFSPGSEVVAVKDDFGEIHVVEISKAPRGRRSEKITRVISGDKLATQIVDGFSFRLPATGFWQAHIHAAQAYSDIISRWLEERYAAATTNAPVAWDLYGGVGVFVPALARALGNKVAIHSVESSPTCARSGEEALVGLAAKKVTFHSASVEKALGQLPHPHVVVLDPPRTGAGEDVIRAIATTDPQCIVHIGCDPATFARDIRTWSNAGYTIDKWVVVNAFPGTHHVEVLALLRPANLIDAEKR, from the coding sequence GTGCGCGATCAACTCCAACGAGTCGGCGGTGTACAGCAACTTCTAGTACCTGAACGCATTGATTTACAGCCTTCGCAGCACTGGCGCACTCGTATCCGCTTGGGCGTCGATGAACATGGGCGGGCAGGAGTACGTAAGCGGGCAAGTAACGAGATCATCATTGGTACTGAGTGCTCACAAGCTGTAACCGGACTTTTCGACGCTATTAAAGACGTTCGTTTTTCTCCGGGCAGTGAAGTTGTTGCAGTTAAAGATGATTTTGGTGAGATTCACGTTGTTGAAATTTCTAAAGCACCGCGTGGCCGACGAAGTGAAAAAATTACCCGAGTAATCAGTGGTGATAAATTAGCAACACAAATTGTTGATGGGTTTTCCTTCCGCTTGCCAGCAACTGGTTTTTGGCAAGCACATATCCATGCTGCTCAGGCTTATTCCGATATTATTTCTCGCTGGTTGGAAGAACGTTATGCTGCAGCAACAACTAACGCACCGGTAGCTTGGGACCTTTATGGTGGGGTAGGGGTTTTTGTCCCGGCATTGGCTAGGGCATTAGGTAATAAAGTAGCAATCCACTCAGTTGAATCTTCACCTACCTGTGCGCGCAGCGGTGAAGAAGCTTTGGTAGGACTGGCCGCTAAGAAAGTTACTTTTCATTCGGCAAGTGTCGAAAAAGCCTTAGGGCAACTTCCACATCCTCACGTGGTAGTGCTTGACCCACCACGTACTGGAGCTGGTGAAGATGTCATTCGGGCCATTGCTACTACTGATCCACAGTGCATTGTTCATATAGGCTGTGATCCAGCAACTTTTGCCCGAGATATCCGCACTTGGAGTAATGCAGGTTATACGATAGACAAATGGGTCGTAGTCAATGCTTTCCCTGGTACGCACCATGTAGAAGTGCTAGCGCTACTGCGACCAGCTAACCTTATTGACGCAGAAAAAAGATAA
- a CDS encoding TRAM domain-containing protein, with the protein MTDLIVGAELIAEITRIAHGGEGIAVINGCVVFIHGGLPGDKAQVRIVEKQKKFARADLIKVVEPSDIRVES; encoded by the coding sequence GTGACAGATCTAATTGTTGGCGCTGAACTTATTGCTGAGATCACTCGTATTGCGCATGGTGGGGAAGGCATTGCGGTAATTAATGGTTGCGTAGTTTTCATTCATGGTGGGCTTCCAGGGGATAAAGCTCAGGTGCGCATCGTGGAAAAGCAAAAGAAATTTGCCCGTGCAGATTTAATTAAGGTAGTAGAACCAAGCGATATACGAGTAGAATCTTGA
- a CDS encoding DUF3710 domain-containing protein translates to MAKWPFGRNKKETPVESTESVSDAVDTQDTQQVEESDTAVVHDATEHGPFDGDSVDITTFDFSDFSLGVLNLGSLQIPLPKNSEVQVEMGAQGPKMLHILTPFGRITPVAFAAPQSAGQWREATKEIAESMRNDGLTVHIDSGPWGREVIGSTDDGGGIVRIIGVDGPRWMLRMTVAAPIATAEQMAQIAREVIARTFVYRGNEPILAGSPLPVTLPGPLAEQVRIEAEKRAQAEQNNQ, encoded by the coding sequence ATGGCAAAGTGGCCGTTTGGACGCAATAAAAAAGAAACACCAGTTGAATCAACCGAATCTGTATCGGATGCAGTAGATACGCAAGATACGCAGCAGGTAGAAGAATCCGATACCGCTGTCGTGCATGATGCTACAGAGCATGGTCCTTTCGATGGTGATTCTGTTGATATAACCACCTTTGATTTTTCTGATTTCTCGCTCGGCGTATTAAACCTGGGTAGTTTACAGATACCACTTCCAAAAAACAGTGAAGTACAGGTAGAGATGGGAGCGCAGGGGCCAAAGATGTTGCATATTCTTACGCCTTTTGGCCGGATAACACCGGTTGCTTTTGCAGCACCTCAATCAGCTGGTCAATGGCGTGAGGCTACCAAAGAAATTGCCGAGAGCATGCGTAACGACGGATTAACTGTGCATATTGACTCTGGCCCGTGGGGACGAGAAGTTATCGGTTCGACTGACGACGGGGGTGGGATTGTGCGCATCATTGGTGTGGATGGGCCACGGTGGATGCTGAGAATGACTGTTGCTGCACCGATTGCTACCGCCGAGCAAATGGCGCAGATTGCTCGTGAAGTTATTGCGCGTACCTTCGTCTACCGCGGTAATGAACCAATTCTAGCTGGTAGCCCACTACCAGTTACCTTGCCTGGTCCACTAGCTGAACAAGTGCGTATAGAAGCAGAAAAACGCGCTCAAGCGGAACAAAATAACCAGTAG
- the dut gene encoding dUTP diphosphatase: MSKFFQVDYDVTTISLKRLDKELPLPQRAHRGDAGVDLYSTQDVVIKPGQRLLVGTGIALALPIGTVGLVHPRSGRAFKEGLSIVNTPGTIDADYRGEIKVCLINLDRDQDIHIQRGERIAQLVIQRVELPEIIEVDDLDETVRGAQGYGSTGLN; the protein is encoded by the coding sequence ATGAGCAAATTCTTCCAAGTTGATTATGATGTAACCACTATTTCACTGAAACGGCTAGATAAAGAGCTTCCTTTGCCTCAGCGCGCGCATCGTGGTGATGCCGGTGTTGATTTATATAGCACACAAGATGTAGTTATTAAGCCTGGTCAACGATTACTCGTTGGAACTGGAATTGCGCTTGCTTTGCCAATTGGCACTGTTGGTTTGGTACACCCACGATCAGGACGTGCATTTAAAGAAGGTCTGAGCATTGTTAATACTCCAGGGACAATTGATGCTGATTATCGAGGAGAAATTAAAGTCTGTTTAATTAACCTTGATCGAGATCAAGACATTCATATTCAGCGAGGCGAGCGGATTGCACAATTAGTTATTCAACGTGTGGAGCTGCCAGAAATTATTGAGGTGGATGATTTAGACGAGACAGTACGAGGGGCACAAGGATATGGCTCAACAGGATTGAATTAG
- a CDS encoding DUF3093 domain-containing protein → MTSSTDNDSTHPQASGQVKVLYSERQWVPWYWWIAAALLVALLSAQFALNRTMAWLYIPAIVLSIVAVWVLLNMSKTILKVEEDPDGTRWLVSNTANLPHTVVARSLAVPATAKRNAMGRQLDPAAFLISHSWVPEMVMLVLDDPEDPTPYWLVGTKNPEALLKAFLPNQYETAIKTLTN, encoded by the coding sequence GTGACCTCATCAACAGACAATGACTCCACGCATCCGCAGGCCTCTGGCCAGGTTAAGGTCTTATACTCTGAACGCCAATGGGTTCCTTGGTATTGGTGGATTGCCGCAGCGCTTCTTGTTGCCCTTTTAAGCGCACAATTTGCGCTCAACCGCACAATGGCGTGGTTGTATATTCCCGCCATTGTCTTAAGCATCGTAGCGGTATGGGTGTTACTTAATATGTCAAAAACAATACTGAAAGTTGAAGAAGATCCCGATGGCACTCGTTGGTTAGTCTCGAATACGGCAAATCTTCCGCATACGGTAGTCGCACGTAGTTTAGCCGTTCCAGCAACTGCAAAGCGTAACGCTATGGGCCGTCAACTTGATCCAGCGGCTTTTCTTATCTCGCATTCGTGGGTACCAGAAATGGTCATGTTGGTTCTTGACGATCCAGAAGACCCCACGCCTTATTGGCTGGTAGGAACTAAAAATCCAGAGGCTTTACTCAAAGCGTTTCTTCCTAATCAATATGAAACAGCAATAAAAACATTAACCAACTAG
- a CDS encoding DUF4193 domain-containing protein — translation MATDYDAPRRREEDELETDSLEGLKAAEAHSGNIDADEEEMVEAYDLPSLDLSGEELNVTVVPRREDEFTCSSCYLVQSNKRIDHVEDDGSIICKDCA, via the coding sequence ATGGCCACTGATTATGACGCACCACGTCGTCGTGAAGAAGATGAACTCGAAACTGATTCTCTTGAAGGGCTCAAAGCAGCAGAAGCTCATTCTGGAAATATTGATGCTGATGAAGAAGAAATGGTGGAGGCCTATGATTTGCCATCCCTAGATCTCAGCGGTGAAGAGCTTAATGTCACCGTTGTTCCGCGTCGCGAAGATGAATTCACCTGCTCAAGCTGCTATTTGGTGCAAAGCAATAAGCGTATTGACCATGTTGAAGACGATGGTTCGATTATTTGCAAAGATTGCGCATAA
- a CDS encoding inositol monophosphatase family protein: MVSGYVFPSFVDLNNDDLLPSLASTAVECALQAAVAIKEKRAELGDPGQYARTKSSAVDPVTIVDTMAEEMIVDYLEHNRPGDGIIGEEGSSTVSISGVTWVIDPIDGTVNFIYGIPHYAVSIAAVIDGEVIVGCVVNVATGICYLAARGQGAFACSSDKPRPLTASKSTQLSQALIGTGFSYSEVRRKDQAEVLVEFLPRVRDIRRFGSAALDFCALAEGHLDAYYEHGLQPWDFAAGSLIAAEAGVVVSTPSISAPGAEGHISTGAAPGISAEFSQLISGIPARLDR, translated from the coding sequence ATGGTTTCCGGTTATGTTTTCCCCAGTTTTGTTGATCTTAATAATGATGATTTGCTGCCTTCTTTGGCTAGCACTGCTGTTGAATGTGCACTTCAGGCAGCGGTAGCTATTAAAGAAAAGCGTGCGGAGCTAGGGGATCCAGGCCAATATGCACGAACGAAATCCTCTGCGGTGGATCCAGTTACTATCGTTGATACGATGGCGGAAGAAATGATTGTGGATTATTTAGAGCACAATCGTCCGGGGGATGGAATTATCGGCGAAGAAGGAAGCTCAACTGTTTCCATTAGTGGAGTTACTTGGGTGATTGATCCCATAGATGGAACTGTGAATTTTATCTATGGAATTCCACACTACGCGGTGAGTATCGCAGCAGTAATCGACGGAGAAGTTATAGTTGGCTGTGTTGTTAATGTGGCTACCGGAATATGTTATCTCGCCGCGCGAGGACAAGGAGCTTTTGCTTGTAGTAGTGATAAGCCACGTCCGTTAACAGCTTCAAAAAGTACTCAGTTAAGTCAGGCTTTAATTGGGACGGGTTTTTCTTATTCGGAGGTACGTCGTAAAGATCAGGCCGAAGTTCTTGTTGAATTTTTGCCTAGGGTACGCGATATTCGTCGTTTTGGTAGCGCAGCTTTAGATTTTTGTGCCCTCGCGGAAGGACATCTTGATGCTTATTATGAACATGGTTTACAACCGTGGGATTTCGCGGCTGGATCATTGATCGCCGCCGAAGCAGGGGTAGTGGTTTCTACCCCTAGTATTTCCGCTCCGGGTGCAGAAGGACATATTTCTACGGGAGCTGCTCCAGGAATTAGCGCTGAGTTTTCCCAGCTTATATCAGGTATTCCAGCTCGGCTTGACCGTTAA
- the ppgK gene encoding polyphosphate--glucose phosphotransferase produces MENVGFGIDVGGSGIKGARVDLATGEFIGERIKILTPQPATPDAVAETIAEIIRQAQWDGPVGITLPSVIKNGVARSAANIDPSWVNTDTTELFARHLGEREISVLNDADAAGLAEVNFGDEHARHGAVILLTLGTGIGSAVLIDGALFPNTELGHLEVDGKEAEHRASSAVKDREELSYKQWTKRLTKVLKVYEALFNPTIFIIGGGISRKFDKWGPMLDINTPIVPASLRNRAGIVGAALAVRDQLHP; encoded by the coding sequence ATGGAAAATGTAGGTTTTGGTATTGATGTTGGTGGCTCTGGAATCAAAGGAGCCCGGGTGGATCTAGCCACAGGTGAATTCATCGGTGAACGGATTAAGATCCTTACTCCACAACCAGCAACTCCCGATGCAGTAGCAGAAACCATCGCCGAAATTATCCGACAAGCTCAATGGGATGGTCCGGTAGGTATTACTTTGCCCAGTGTGATCAAAAATGGTGTTGCGCGCAGTGCCGCTAATATTGATCCGTCTTGGGTAAACACCGATACCACCGAATTATTTGCTCGGCACTTAGGTGAACGGGAAATTTCTGTCCTCAACGATGCTGATGCAGCAGGTCTTGCCGAAGTTAATTTTGGTGATGAGCATGCTCGCCACGGCGCGGTTATTCTCTTAACTTTAGGGACCGGAATTGGCTCTGCGGTACTTATCGATGGTGCACTTTTTCCCAACACTGAACTAGGCCATCTAGAAGTTGATGGTAAAGAAGCTGAACATCGCGCTTCTTCTGCGGTCAAAGATCGTGAAGAACTCAGCTATAAGCAATGGACAAAACGTCTGACCAAAGTATTAAAAGTCTATGAAGCTTTATTTAATCCCACTATTTTTATTATTGGCGGTGGAATTTCTCGCAAATTCGATAAGTGGGGTCCAATGTTAGATATTAATACCCCGATTGTTCCAGCTAGCTTGCGTAATCGTGCTGGAATTGTCGGCGCGGCACTTGCGGTACGAGATCAACTACATCCCTAA
- a CDS encoding RNA polymerase sigma factor — protein sequence MAATETSESLASARTGETPAGVGSIKKAVKKTAKKTAKKTARKASPRTALSTSDSVVTTPSTATSSSVDTDSSATTEKKTTKKTAKKTTAKKTTKKTAAKKTAKKTAKKTTRTVKAVETESAVENNVLEVTDVLDDDQNVTDDFVDFDGTDDFDDLTSALDEDDLDTDLDDEDDTDSDDLDDDNDVSVNEIDNLGGDEEEDEEDDGSSVWDEDESAALRQARKDAELTASADSVRAYLKQIGKVALLNAEQEVSLAKRIEAGLYASYRMEQMEEAYNNGDREAKLTPAVKRDLRAISRDGRKAKNHLLEANLRLVVSLAKRYTGRGMAFLDLIQEGNLGLIRAVEKFDYTKGYKFSTYATWWIRQAITRAMADQARTIRIPVHMVEVINKLGRIQRELLQDLGREPTPQELAKEMDITEEKVLEIQQYAREPISLDQTIGDEGDSQLGDFIEDSEAVIAVDAVSFTLLQDQLRDVLHTLSEREAGVVKLRFGLTDGMPRTLDEIGQVYGVTRERIRQIESKTMSKLRHPSRSQVLRDYLD from the coding sequence GTGGCAGCCACTGAGACTTCAGAATCCTTAGCTTCTGCACGCACTGGCGAAACCCCAGCCGGCGTTGGCTCCATTAAAAAAGCCGTAAAGAAGACCGCAAAAAAAACTGCGAAAAAGACAGCTCGTAAAGCTTCGCCGCGCACTGCACTGAGCACCAGCGATAGTGTAGTCACGACTCCTTCTACTGCTACGTCTTCATCTGTTGATACGGATTCTTCTGCTACTACAGAAAAGAAAACAACAAAAAAGACCGCCAAAAAGACGACGGCCAAGAAGACAACAAAGAAAACAGCAGCCAAGAAAACAGCGAAAAAGACTGCAAAAAAAACAACCCGCACAGTTAAAGCAGTAGAAACAGAATCAGCTGTAGAAAATAACGTGCTAGAAGTCACCGATGTCCTCGATGACGATCAAAATGTCACTGATGATTTTGTTGATTTCGATGGCACAGATGACTTTGATGATCTCACTTCTGCACTAGACGAGGACGATCTTGATACCGACCTCGACGATGAGGACGATACTGATAGTGACGATCTTGATGATGACAATGACGTTTCTGTCAATGAGATCGACAACCTCGGTGGCGACGAGGAGGAAGACGAAGAAGACGATGGTTCTTCAGTATGGGATGAAGATGAATCAGCCGCATTGCGCCAAGCACGCAAAGATGCTGAGCTAACGGCTTCTGCAGACTCCGTTCGCGCTTATCTCAAGCAAATCGGTAAGGTCGCACTGCTTAATGCCGAGCAAGAGGTATCTTTAGCCAAGCGCATTGAAGCTGGCCTATACGCTTCTTATCGCATGGAGCAAATGGAAGAGGCCTACAATAACGGTGATCGAGAAGCAAAGCTGACTCCTGCTGTAAAGCGTGATCTGCGAGCTATTTCTCGTGATGGACGCAAAGCCAAAAACCACCTGCTCGAAGCTAACTTGCGTTTGGTCGTCTCGTTGGCTAAACGTTACACCGGCCGAGGCATGGCGTTTTTGGACCTCATTCAAGAAGGTAACTTGGGTCTTATTCGTGCCGTCGAAAAGTTTGACTATACCAAGGGCTACAAGTTCTCTACTTATGCAACGTGGTGGATCCGTCAAGCGATTACCCGCGCAATGGCTGACCAAGCTCGTACCATCCGTATTCCGGTACATATGGTTGAAGTTATCAACAAACTTGGCCGTATTCAGCGTGAACTCTTGCAGGATTTAGGTCGCGAGCCTACCCCACAAGAGTTAGCTAAAGAAATGGACATCACCGAAGAAAAGGTGCTGGAAATTCAGCAATATGCGCGTGAACCTATTTCTTTGGATCAGACCATCGGCGATGAAGGTGATAGTCAGCTTGGTGATTTCATTGAGGATTCCGAAGCAGTTATTGCTGTAGACGCGGTATCATTTACGTTACTCCAAGATCAGCTTCGCGATGTGCTACATACACTTTCTGAGCGTGAAGCAGGCGTGGTTAAGCTCCGCTTCGGGCTTACCGACGGTATGCCACGCACACTCGATGAGATCGGTCAGGTTTATGGGGTAACCCGTGAGCGTATCCGGCAGATCGAATCAAAGACTATGTCTAAGCTGCGTCATCCATCGCGTTCGCAGGTGCTTCGTGATTACCTAGACTAA
- a CDS encoding DUF4190 domain-containing protein, whose translation MTYPNNNSSGDSPYSDNNEFPSYNSYPDPAYGAAGGYTNYANVPERKNNIATWALGVSIAALVLTITVIGIIGSWLFALLGIVLGIVAIMRARSIAKDGQPLDKPRMGLSIASLIISVIALVLTIVLFIGGAAVLSQFSDCFGLPEDQVQQCIQDRVNQMN comes from the coding sequence ATGACTTACCCTAACAACAACTCATCTGGTGATTCGCCTTATTCAGATAATAATGAATTCCCTTCTTATAACAGTTATCCCGATCCTGCTTATGGGGCAGCTGGTGGTTATACAAATTATGCGAATGTACCAGAGCGAAAGAACAACATAGCAACATGGGCGCTAGGTGTAAGTATTGCCGCATTGGTACTGACGATTACGGTAATAGGTATCATCGGATCGTGGCTGTTTGCACTGTTAGGTATTGTCCTTGGCATTGTTGCCATCATGAGAGCGCGTTCTATCGCTAAAGATGGTCAGCCTTTGGATAAGCCTCGTATGGGTCTTTCGATAGCTTCGTTAATAATAAGCGTAATCGCGTTAGTACTTACCATTGTGCTTTTCATTGGTGGGGCAGCGGTTCTTTCACAATTCTCTGATTGTTTTGGCCTTCCAGAAGATCAAGTACAACAGTGCATTCAAGATCGAGTCAACCAGATGAACTAG
- a CDS encoding DEAD/DEAH box helicase — protein sequence MSSDLRLWQRKALTKYLMTNPKDFLAVATPGAGKTTFALRVATELTTRRTVDRVIVVVPTEHLKVQWAAAAARVGISLDPNFRNSDAVNPQYDGVVVTYAQVAMHPFKHYAVATAKRTLVILDEIHHGGDAKSWGDGIREAYADAERRLALTGTPFRSDDSPIPFVRYVDDGQGHQISQADHTYGYSDALADAVVRPVVFMAYSGEARWRTSAGEEYAARLGEPLNAEQTARAWKTALDPRGDWIPAVLGAAHKRLLQLRKAIPDAGGLVIATDKTTARAYAKILETLSTTPVAVILSDEVGASERIEEFSASDDEWMVAVRMVSEGVDVPRLAVGVYATSSATPLFFAQAIGRFVRLRRKGETASVFLPSVPVLLDLASKLEKSRDHVLGKPDRSKEGWDDELLAEANKKETEKDELKSYESLGADAELDSLIYDGSTYGTSTMAGSAEEDDYLGLPGLLDADQMRLLLRKRQAEQLDAREAEAKQLRKQEQEKAKQDPPSSVPVASQQIPQLRRELNALVAITASRTGRPHGAIHTEVRQKCGGPPTAMCSAEQLQQRIDYLRRW from the coding sequence GTGAGTAGTGATCTTCGTCTTTGGCAGCGTAAGGCGCTAACGAAGTACCTCATGACCAACCCCAAGGATTTCCTAGCGGTGGCAACTCCTGGGGCAGGTAAAACAACGTTCGCTTTACGCGTTGCTACCGAATTAACTACCCGTCGCACAGTTGATCGTGTGATTGTGGTTGTTCCTACCGAACACCTTAAAGTGCAATGGGCCGCTGCAGCCGCGCGAGTGGGAATAAGCCTTGATCCGAATTTTAGAAATTCTGACGCGGTTAATCCCCAATATGATGGTGTTGTAGTGACTTATGCTCAAGTAGCCATGCATCCGTTTAAACATTATGCGGTAGCAACAGCAAAGCGAACTTTGGTGATTTTGGATGAGATTCACCATGGTGGTGATGCTAAAAGCTGGGGTGATGGCATTCGGGAAGCTTATGCTGATGCTGAGCGTAGATTAGCCTTAACTGGTACTCCTTTTCGTTCCGATGATTCACCAATTCCTTTTGTCCGTTATGTTGATGATGGACAAGGACATCAGATTTCGCAGGCTGACCATACATATGGCTATTCTGATGCGCTTGCCGACGCTGTTGTGCGTCCGGTGGTTTTCATGGCATATTCCGGTGAAGCGAGGTGGCGTACCTCCGCTGGGGAAGAATATGCTGCCCGGCTAGGCGAGCCGTTAAATGCTGAGCAAACAGCGCGCGCATGGAAAACTGCACTTGATCCACGTGGCGATTGGATTCCAGCTGTTTTAGGCGCGGCACATAAACGGTTATTGCAATTGCGTAAAGCTATTCCAGATGCTGGTGGCCTAGTTATTGCTACTGATAAAACCACTGCGCGCGCCTATGCAAAAATTCTTGAAACCTTAAGTACAACACCAGTGGCCGTAATTCTTTCCGATGAGGTTGGCGCCTCGGAACGTATTGAAGAATTTTCTGCTAGTGATGATGAATGGATGGTTGCGGTACGCATGGTTTCCGAAGGTGTAGATGTGCCACGCTTAGCAGTGGGGGTTTATGCGACAAGTAGCGCTACTCCGCTATTTTTTGCACAGGCAATTGGGCGTTTTGTGCGTTTGCGTCGTAAAGGAGAAACTGCATCGGTATTTCTACCTTCGGTGCCTGTATTGCTTGATCTTGCTAGCAAGTTGGAGAAATCACGTGACCATGTTTTAGGTAAACCTGATCGATCCAAAGAAGGCTGGGATGACGAACTATTAGCTGAGGCAAATAAGAAGGAAACCGAGAAAGATGAACTGAAATCCTATGAATCCTTAGGTGCTGATGCTGAATTAGATTCATTGATTTACGACGGTTCTACCTATGGCACGTCGACAATGGCTGGTTCTGCAGAAGAAGATGATTATCTAGGTTTGCCAGGGCTACTTGATGCAGATCAAATGCGTTTATTACTGCGTAAACGACAAGCTGAACAATTAGATGCGCGTGAAGCTGAAGCAAAACAATTACGTAAGCAAGAGCAGGAAAAAGCTAAACAGGATCCGCCTAGTAGTGTGCCGGTTGCTAGCCAACAGATTCCACAATTACGTAGAGAACTCAATGCATTAGTAGCGATAACTGCATCACGTACTGGTAGGCCACACGGTGCGATTCATACTGAAGTTCGGCAAAAATGTGGCGGACCTCCGACTGCGATGTGTTCAGCTGAACAATTACAACAGCGTATTGACTATTTACGACGCTGGTAG
- a CDS encoding DUF3039 domain-containing protein: MTTRTQTIERPDVNVDPSIGDDTPKFFHYVKKNQIVDSAVSGKMVVALCGETFPVTKQAKPGSPVCPDCERIYRGLRKK, translated from the coding sequence GTGACTACACGTACTCAGACTATCGAACGGCCAGACGTTAACGTTGATCCTTCCATCGGCGATGACACTCCGAAGTTCTTCCACTACGTGAAAAAGAACCAAATTGTTGATTCTGCGGTATCCGGCAAGATGGTGGTAGCACTATGCGGTGAAACTTTTCCAGTGACCAAACAAGCGAAACCAGGATCACCGGTTTGTCCAGATTGTGAGCGTATCTATCGAGGTTTACGTAAAAAGTGA
- a CDS encoding DUF3099 domain-containing protein, translating to MAANDDHIIDHIDGDDDNDSSTKKKLRHVLRHLPWRRVALITDVKPSAEHNIHRREVAYKWLQGSRVPFLLASAVTYLGWHNVILSTILFLISVPLPWIAVVIANGAGSPRDSRTPAMYKPAAARHYEQLQSFVHPQLTDGSHAEQPTDPPQATT from the coding sequence ATGGCTGCTAATGATGATCACATTATTGATCACATCGACGGCGATGATGATAATGATTCCTCTACAAAGAAAAAACTTCGCCATGTGTTACGACACCTCCCCTGGCGCCGAGTTGCTTTAATCACAGACGTAAAACCAAGTGCGGAACATAATATTCACCGTCGCGAGGTTGCCTATAAATGGTTGCAGGGGTCCCGTGTGCCTTTTTTACTTGCCAGTGCTGTGACCTATTTGGGATGGCACAACGTCATCCTTTCCACAATCTTGTTTTTGATCTCAGTTCCTTTGCCATGGATTGCCGTTGTGATCGCCAATGGAGCAGGTTCTCCTCGCGATTCGCGCACGCCCGCAATGTATAAGCCAGCTGCTGCTCGCCACTATGAACAGCTTCAGTCTTTTGTTCACCCGCAACTAACTGATGGTTCACATGCCGAACAGCCTACCGATCCCCCACAAGCTACAACATAA